Sequence from the Amaranthus tricolor cultivar Red isolate AtriRed21 chromosome 1, ASM2621246v1, whole genome shotgun sequence genome:
ATTTAAacttgattgattttttttcaaaatggataaaattttataattttacttcGACAATTACAAAACAAACTACTTATATCATTGATTATAAAATACTATACATTTATCACTACAAAAATTTAGAGAAACtctttttgacttttatatatatatatatatatatatatatatatatatatatatatatatatatatatatatatatatatatatatatatatatatatatatataaatatatatatatatatatatatatatatatatatatatatatatatatatatatatatatatatatatatatatgtatatgtatatgtatatgtatatgtatatgtatatgtatatgtatatatatatgtgtatatatatatatatatatatatatatatatatatatatatatatatatatatatatatatatatatatatatatatatatatatatatatatatatatatatatattgtctaCCTAGCTTTTAATTGTAAATACTGGTGAAACATACAATTTATCACTTAGTCGAACGACTAAGTGATAAATTATGTACATGTTTCACTCGTCTTACAATGAAAAGCTAGGTAGACAAATAAAAAGTAACAATTATAAGTAGGAAAAAATTATGACCGtcaataatacaattttttgctaatttttataccataaaactaaatttttgattaattatgaataataaccattatgaaatatttttctaaaataataccACTTTTATTTGACCTCTTATTTAcctttaatttttgttaaactactataataaaaaaataatattattatgatcAACCTATCTAAGcctttgtatttttaaatagtaaatgaaactaaattAAACTTTGACCACCGACATGTTCAACTTAATTCTAGTAATTTCAAGGTATAACAAGTCACTTTTACGTGAAGACCATTTGATTAAGCACTCTTTAACTTTACTCCAGAGTTGTTTCATACCACTTTGTTATATACCATGCCAAATCAATGCCCTTACTGTTAAAAAGCTGACcattttattatattctcctacaacaaaaaatattacaaggaatacatatataataatatcataaatCACAAATGGCGCATGTCGTATGTATATACTTTAGGCCAACAAACTTTCATCATTGCCTCCTAAAAGCTTTCCAGCTTTGGATTCGCCGAAGTCTCACCTGTTGAAAAATCAACGTAATCAAAAGTTTATCCTCTGATACACCTCATTATATAAGAGTTTTTGAGCTAAAAGTGTGTATGCAAAGTCTTTCTTTTACCTGATGCAAGATATTCCACTTTAGATGAAAACTGGGTGAACTTTGAAACCGTTGCCTCATGTCAGAGTTCAACATTTGTGCTCTTCAAGATATATAAATAGAGAGAAAATGAATGTGCTTAGGAGATTGTACATGTAGTTTGATTGGTGTGTTAAGTTCACGCCTGGATTGAGATTATTATAATTGAATTGAAATGGAAGTAATTTATGAAGTCTAAAAACTTTACCTTTGAAATTTAAAGGGTTGTGTGTATTATTGCCTGTTGGACATCTCAAATATGTCCAGAACCATCGCTATAAATTGAAGATGATTTGAATAACAAAAATGCATAAATATTTTATGACacgttaaattttttttttatcttcaacCTCAAGTAGGAATATcttcataaaaatattttttaaattcatccATATGGCCCACTTGTAAGCAAATAGCAACTTTGACTGATCCATCATTCATAGGCCCAGGAAGTATCAAACAATCACCATCAGAATCATGAGTGCCTGGGCCCATATAAATCTCCTTTCCCCACCCAAAGTCAAGCCCATATATTGGAAGAGTCAACCAACTTATAACCCCAATATTTGGGTTACCATAAAAtggaccttctttactcttaaGTCCATGGATATCTTGAAATGGTGACAAATCAGGCAAACTTTTCCAAAAGTCAATGTTTGACCAAATATATTCATCGTTGACTTTTTCTATTGCTTCTCTTATCCTAGCACAAGTATATCTTAATGGCCTTGTCATTATTTCTCCTGATTTAGAGGAGGCTACCATATCTAAAATGGCATTGCCTAGGTATTTTGGTGGTAACGGAGGGTGTACACGATTACGTACATCAATCGAGAAATCTAAGTATGTTGGTTGTTCATAAACATGTTTACGTGCCTTACAAGCACATTTCCATATATGAGCCGATATAACTTCATAACGAGTGTAAGGACGTCTAATATGACATTCAGATTTTACATTAGAAGCTTTCTTTAAGCTCTCCACATGGACTTTTGTTAGATGTAGTATAGACACACTGGTTGCCTTTTCACGCTCCTTTACGTTGCTTTCTTCCCCGACTAAGAATTGTGGAGGGTTGAATTCTATATGTATGTTACGAGTGAGAATTTTAGGTAGGTATTGATTCTGATAGATGTATGGATCAATGTAGGGAGCCATCTTGAGTGGTTCACCACGAGCTAGCCTAGCCCACTCGGCCATGAAATGGAGTGCACTTTGCCCATCAACTACAGCATGAGATATCTTCACTCCTAAACAAACACCACCACATCTAAACTTGGTGAGTTGCCCTAACACTAAAGGCAACTCAACAATTGGTTTATTATAGTCAACAAAAGGAATGAGGTTCTCAAATACGGCCGTTTGAGAATCAAAATCATCAAAGTCACACAGACACTTATAAGACTCGGCTTCAATGAGCTTGACTCCCTTCCCATTGCATAAAAGCTCAAGCCGCCCTCCCCCTTTCCAACGAATACGACCAGCTAAGGGATAAAAGTAGATCAAAACCCGACTCAACGACTCCTTAAGGATGTCAATCATTGACTTGGACGATGCGACCCACTCGTCCGAAGACTTGTAAAAGTATATTGTAGGAACATGGGTGATCACACCAATTTGATCCCATTCGGATAATTGAT
This genomic interval carries:
- the LOC130811294 gene encoding spermidine hydroxycinnamoyl transferase, which gives rise to MEVRIKCSYIVRPTNPTYKGVYQLSEWDQIGVITHVPTIYFYKSSDEWVASSKSMIDILKESLSRVLIYFYPLAGRIRWKGGGRLELLCNGKGVKLIEAESYKCLCDFDDFDSQTAVFENLIPFVDYNKPIVELPLVLGQLTKFRCGGVCLGVKISHAVVDGQSALHFMAEWARLARGEPLKMAPYIDPYIYQNQYLPKILTRNIHIEFNPPQFLVGEESNVKEREKATSVSILHLTKVHVESLKKASNVKSECHIRRPYTRYEVISAHIWKCACKARKHVYEQPTYLDFSIDVRNRVHPPLPPKYLGNAILDMVASSKSGEIMTRPLRYTCARIREAIEKVNDEYIWSNIDFWKSLPDLSPFQDIHGLKSKEGPFYGNPNIGVISWLTLPIYGLDFGWGKEIYMGPGTHDSDGDCLILPGPMNDGSVKVAICLQVGHMDEFKKYFYEDIPT